A genomic segment from Phragmites australis chromosome 6, lpPhrAust1.1, whole genome shotgun sequence encodes:
- the LOC133921208 gene encoding uncharacterized protein LOC133921208 encodes MSLALLEGYSSAEDDDPAAAASELSDLGNSSAEEAGSDGDEKYAPPKPASKPRRRQNPKGEDAGGGGDSSLPSALEAFADVSGPPDFLRHRVAEPEEATEALGVLDRRSKEGSKKPPPGAVVVAKPQLVAICKRVTTNGANPPASVTSSSIDGKRIIGAANPGPEDAADLLRMCLQCGVPKTYSHARGMVCPLCGDRPSQTKEPEKKHGSTVKDKEKIKRMRGQSSHASWKSETEMALRQQFD; translated from the exons ATGAGCTTAGCGCTTCTGGAAGGCTACTCCTCCGCCGAGGACGACGATccggccgccgcggcctccgAGCTGAGCGACTTGGGCAACTCATCTGCGGAGGAAGCCGGATCGGACGGAGACGAGAAGTATGCTCCTCCGAAGCCGGCCTCcaagccccgccgccgccaaaACCCTAAGGGGGAAGATGCCGGCGGTGGTGGGGATTCCTCGCTGCCGTCTGCGCTGGAGGCATTCGCGGATGTCTCGGGCCCTCCGGATTTTCTGAGGCACAGGGTCGCCGAGCCCGAGGAGGCGACGGAGGCGCTTGGCGTGCTCGATCGCCGCTCGAAGGAGGGGAGCAAGAAGCCGCCTCCCG GTGCTGTTGTGGTGGCGAAACCACAGTTAGTTGCCATTTGCAAGCGAGTTACTACAAATGGTGCCAACCCTCCTGCTTCTGTGACATCTAGTTCTATTGATGGTAAAAGAATAATAGGTGCTGCGAATCCTGGGCCAGAAGATGCAGCTGACCTTCTGAG GATGTGTCTCCAATGTGGTGTACCAAAGACCTATTCACATGCCCGTGGTATGGTTTGCCCTCTTTGCGGCGATAGACCATCACAAACAAAAGAGCCAGAGAAGAAGCATGGTTCCACTGTTAAAGACAAGGAGAAGATCAAGAGGATGAGGGGGCAGTCGTCGCACGCTTCCTGGAAGAGCGAAACCGAGATGGCCCTTCGGCAACAGTTCGACTGA